Proteins co-encoded in one Chitinophagales bacterium genomic window:
- a CDS encoding (2Fe-2S)-binding protein translates to MATFNLNINGKKSQVDVDPSTPMLWVLRDHLNLVGTKYGCGIAQCGACTIHLNGVAMRSCILPVEAVEDKSITTIEGLSENGEHPVQQAWLEHDVPQCGYCQAGQIMSAAALLKANSDPSDEDIDAAMHGNICRCGTYTRIKAAIKTAAK, encoded by the coding sequence ATGGCAACTTTCAATTTAAATATTAACGGAAAAAAATCACAAGTAGATGTTGACCCGTCCACGCCCATGCTTTGGGTATTGAGAGACCACCTCAATTTAGTTGGTACAAAATATGGCTGTGGAATCGCACAATGTGGAGCTTGCACCATTCACCTCAACGGAGTGGCAATGCGATCCTGCATTTTACCCGTTGAAGCAGTAGAAGATAAATCAATCACTACCATTGAAGGACTTTCTGAAAATGGGGAACATCCTGTTCAACAAGCATGGCTCGAACACGATGTACCTCAATGTGGCTATTGTCAGGCTGGGCAAATCATGAGTGCTGCTGCTTTGTTAAAGGCTAATTCAGATCCGAGTGATGAGGATATTGATGCTGCAATGCACGGAAATATTTGCCGATGTGGAACTTACACACGTATCAAAGCGGCTATCAAAACAGCTGCAAAGTAA
- a CDS encoding helix-turn-helix transcriptional regulator, translating to MERLYPINSINDYNADNNHKTLHPLVSVIDFSKTNKRNWDNASTIKFQYDLYCVFLKDVKCGDMRYGRHYYDYQAGTLVFFAPGQVSEIENTGANYQPMGFGLVFHPDLILGTDLSKNIEAYRFFSYKTNEALHISDDERQLVLDCFSKIEFELKQPIDKHSKKLIVSNIELFLNYCERFYDRQFISRENSNKGLLTKFEELLNGYFLSDKPQTMGLPSVAYFADELHLSANYFGDLIKKETGKSAKEYIQNKTIEVAKNKVFESDKSVNEIAYELGFKYPQHFTRLFKKRVGYTPSEFKNLN from the coding sequence ATGGAGCGATTATATCCAATAAATAGCATCAATGATTACAATGCTGACAACAATCACAAGACCCTTCATCCTTTGGTAAGCGTGATAGATTTTTCAAAAACCAACAAGAGAAATTGGGACAATGCCTCGACAATAAAGTTTCAATATGACTTGTATTGTGTGTTTTTGAAGGATGTGAAATGTGGCGATATGAGGTATGGTCGCCATTATTATGACTATCAAGCAGGAACTTTGGTATTTTTTGCACCGGGGCAAGTATCAGAAATAGAAAATACAGGTGCAAACTATCAACCGATGGGTTTTGGATTGGTTTTTCATCCTGATTTGATACTTGGGACTGATTTATCAAAAAATATTGAAGCGTATCGTTTTTTTAGTTACAAAACAAATGAAGCCTTGCACATATCAGACGACGAAAGGCAACTGGTTTTGGACTGTTTTTCAAAAATAGAATTTGAATTGAAACAGCCTATTGACAAACACAGCAAAAAATTGATTGTGTCAAATATTGAGTTGTTTCTCAATTATTGTGAGCGTTTTTACGACCGCCAATTTATTTCACGAGAAAATTCAAACAAAGGACTTTTAACTAAGTTTGAAGAGTTGCTAAATGGCTATTTTTTATCAGATAAACCTCAAACAATGGGTTTGCCGTCTGTGGCTTATTTTGCGGATGAACTTCATTTATCGGCCAACTATTTTGGCGATTTAATCAAAAAAGAAACAGGTAAATCGGCAAAAGAATACATACAAAATAAAACCATTGAAGTGGCTAAAAATAAGGTGTTTGAGAGTGATAAATCAGTCAATGAAATCGCTTATGAATTGGGTTTTAAATATCCTCAACACTTTACGAGATTGTTTAAAAAACGAGTAGGATATACACCAAGTGAATTCAAAAATTTGAATTAG
- a CDS encoding pectinesterase family protein, with product MKKLLYITIFLFTLQSMAQVNADDFDFVVAADGSGDFLTVQEAINAVPALRKNRTNIFIKNGVYKEKLVLPSSASNVSFIGEDLEKTILTFDDFAQKKNRFGEDIGTSGSSSFFIFGDGFSAKNITFENSAGPVGQAVAVRVTGDRAKFENCRFLGFQDTLYLNGKDSRQYYKNCYIEGTVDFIFGASTGVFDSCAIFCKTKGYITAASTLQETKVGYVFRNCKVYGDAPEQGVFLGRPWRPYAQTVFLFCELSNIIQPTGWDNWGNPNNEKTAYYAEYGNTGMGAATDERVDWSHILTEEEAKEYEVLQDLLGGWNPMEEK from the coding sequence ATGAAAAAACTACTGTATATCACAATTTTCTTGTTTACTCTTCAATCAATGGCACAAGTCAATGCAGATGACTTTGATTTTGTCGTTGCAGCAGATGGAAGTGGTGACTTTCTGACAGTGCAGGAAGCCATCAATGCCGTACCAGCGTTAAGAAAAAATCGCACCAACATTTTTATCAAAAATGGCGTGTACAAGGAAAAACTGGTCTTACCATCTTCGGCTTCAAACGTGTCATTTATTGGAGAAGATTTAGAAAAAACCATTTTGACCTTTGATGATTTTGCTCAAAAGAAAAACAGGTTTGGAGAAGACATAGGAACTTCTGGATCTTCCTCATTTTTTATTTTTGGTGATGGTTTTTCTGCCAAAAATATCACCTTTGAAAATTCGGCAGGGCCTGTTGGACAAGCAGTTGCAGTAAGGGTGACGGGTGATAGAGCAAAGTTTGAAAATTGTCGTTTTCTAGGCTTTCAAGATACGCTTTACCTAAACGGCAAAGACAGTCGGCAGTATTATAAAAACTGCTACATTGAAGGGACAGTGGATTTTATCTTTGGAGCTTCAACAGGAGTATTCGACAGTTGTGCTATTTTCTGCAAAACCAAAGGGTATATAACTGCTGCTTCTACTTTGCAGGAAACGAAGGTTGGGTATGTTTTCCGAAACTGCAAGGTTTATGGAGATGCTCCTGAGCAGGGTGTTTTTCTCGGCAGACCGTGGCGACCTTATGCCCAAACCGTTTTCTTATTTTGTGAATTGAGTAATATCATTCAGCCAACAGGTTGGGATAATTGGGGGAATCCCAATAATGAAAAGACGGCTTATTATGCGGAATATGGAAATACGGGTATGGGGGCTGCAACGGATGAACGAGTGGATTGGTCGCACATTTTGACAGAAGAAGAGGCAAAGGAGTATGAAGTATTGCAGGATTTGTTGGGAGGTTGGAATCCTATGGAGGAGAAATAG
- a CDS encoding cupin domain-containing protein encodes MCSQKKVEQLNPEVDKFTIENCVNTFNMDKIDSTKVGYQYWFADKKFLGDGRTLKMSVVAPGKATHAPHTHGEDEFFFVLEGTAEFHLDGQTTRGGTYTSFYCPSNVAHGIRNVGDTELKYLVVKKYQLEK; translated from the coding sequence ATGTGTTCTCAGAAGAAAGTGGAGCAATTGAATCCAGAAGTAGATAAATTTACCATTGAAAATTGTGTGAATACCTTTAATATGGATAAAATTGATTCGACAAAAGTGGGCTACCAATATTGGTTTGCAGACAAGAAATTTTTGGGTGATGGTCGTACCTTAAAAATGAGCGTTGTTGCACCTGGCAAAGCTACGCACGCACCACATACACATGGGGAGGATGAATTCTTTTTTGTCTTGGAAGGAACTGCGGAATTTCATTTGGATGGTCAAACAACAAGAGGTGGAACTTACACCAGTTTTTACTGCCCTTCAAACGTGGCACATGGAATTCGCAATGTAGGAGATACTGAGTTAAAGTATCTTGTGGTTAAAAAATATCAATTAGAAAAATAA
- a CDS encoding Gfo/Idh/MocA family oxidoreductase, producing the protein MNNEFTRRNFLTSISMLAAGSLLAFPIKTFGLNRKLRICLVGTGIRGTSFWGKRLVEEYSDLLEFVGLCDINTGRLEYALDYMKVNCPTFLDFEKMINKVKPDLVIVTTKDSTHHEFIIKGLEMGCDVLTEKPLTTDEIKCQAILDAERKSDKKLIVGFNYRWGPYMTKIKELLAENAIGKVTSVDFNWYLNTYHGASYFRRWHGLRQSGGSLWVHKATHHFDLLNWWLDSDPEEVFAYGALEHYGSNGPFRGENCRTCDFKKDCKFYWDITKDERAMNLYVNNEQYDGYIRDNCLFRHEINIYDKMSAQIKYVNDVVVNYSLTTYSPFEGWRIAFNGTDGRIEAWLDIPYHEQSDLTQSELHAKEMAQSEGDLDYKPLILHKNWNKHEVVQVGYERAGHGGGDNRLHDKIFRNPNNPDPLKHAAGIRDGAMSVLIGIAARKSIESGHPVRIAELTDLEPRAKRI; encoded by the coding sequence ATGAACAATGAATTTACTAGAAGAAATTTTCTGACTTCCATTAGTATGTTGGCTGCTGGCAGCCTGCTTGCTTTTCCTATTAAAACCTTCGGTCTGAACCGTAAACTTCGTATTTGCCTTGTAGGTACAGGTATCAGAGGTACCAGTTTTTGGGGCAAAAGATTGGTCGAAGAATATTCCGATCTCTTGGAATTTGTAGGACTGTGTGACATCAACACTGGGCGACTTGAATATGCACTTGACTACATGAAGGTAAACTGCCCCACGTTTTTGGATTTTGAGAAAATGATAAACAAGGTAAAACCTGACCTTGTCATTGTGACCACCAAAGATTCAACACACCACGAATTTATCATCAAAGGCTTGGAAATGGGCTGTGATGTGCTAACCGAAAAACCCCTCACTACGGATGAAATAAAATGCCAAGCCATCCTTGATGCAGAGCGTAAATCCGACAAAAAGCTAATTGTTGGTTTCAATTATCGCTGGGGCCCTTATATGACCAAAATCAAAGAACTACTGGCAGAAAATGCTATTGGAAAAGTCACCTCTGTGGACTTCAATTGGTATTTGAATACGTATCACGGAGCTTCTTATTTCCGCAGATGGCATGGGCTTCGACAGTCAGGTGGCTCACTGTGGGTACACAAAGCTACCCATCATTTTGACTTGCTCAATTGGTGGCTCGACTCTGATCCAGAAGAGGTGTTCGCTTATGGTGCATTGGAGCATTATGGCAGCAATGGGCCTTTTCGGGGTGAAAATTGCCGTACCTGCGATTTTAAAAAGGACTGCAAATTCTACTGGGATATAACCAAAGACGAACGTGCTATGAACCTATATGTTAACAATGAACAGTACGATGGTTATATCAGAGACAATTGTCTTTTCCGTCACGAAATCAATATTTACGATAAAATGTCGGCTCAAATAAAATATGTCAATGATGTGGTGGTGAATTATTCCCTCACCACTTATTCGCCATTTGAAGGTTGGCGTATTGCCTTCAATGGCACAGATGGACGCATTGAAGCGTGGCTTGACATACCTTACCATGAGCAAAGTGACTTGACTCAATCCGAACTTCACGCCAAAGAAATGGCACAATCTGAAGGTGACTTGGATTATAAGCCACTTATCTTGCACAAAAACTGGAATAAACATGAGGTAGTACAAGTCGGATATGAAAGAGCAGGTCACGGTGGCGGCGATAACCGCTTGCACGATAAGATTTTCAGAAACCCAAATAATCCTGATCCTTTGAAACATGCTGCAGGAATAAGGGATGGAGCTATGTCGGTGTTGATAGGGATTGCAGCAAGAAAGAGCATTGAGTCAGGGCATCCTGTACGCATTGCAGAATTGACGGATTTAGAGCCACGAGCAAAACGCATTTGA
- a CDS encoding alpha/beta hydrolase: protein MKYVILLFLFILLSFTGFAQQSYSPRDTSYSIYSSYLKIKKTHPDVHPIWSDLPKCVQTKSNLVYANIDDTRPLHLDVFYLKKKKRKKRPAILMIHGGGWTTGSKENLIPMAQQLAEKGYVTVTVEYRLSAEARYPAGIFDLKTAVRWMRANADEFGIDTTKIAAYGASAGAHLASFLGTTNGLAQFEGNKGYREFSSDIQAVLNIDGIVSFIHPDAEPEWTGYSANQWLDSYETNFERWKEASPLEYAGSDTPPFLFVNSSFPRFHAGRDDLIDVLDKNGIFNEVHTFDDTPHAFWLLYPWFEPTLEYSLGFLKKVFK from the coding sequence ATGAAATATGTAATCCTGCTATTTTTGTTTATCCTGCTTTCTTTTACTGGTTTTGCTCAACAATCTTATTCGCCAAGAGATACTAGTTATTCCATCTACTCATCGTATCTAAAAATTAAAAAAACACATCCAGATGTACACCCTATTTGGTCTGACTTACCAAAATGTGTACAAACTAAATCCAATTTAGTATATGCCAATATAGATGATACTCGTCCGCTCCATCTTGATGTATTTTACCTCAAAAAGAAAAAAAGGAAAAAACGCCCAGCCATTCTGATGATACATGGTGGTGGCTGGACAACAGGCTCGAAGGAAAATCTGATTCCGATGGCACAGCAATTGGCAGAAAAAGGCTACGTGACTGTAACCGTAGAGTACAGACTTAGCGCAGAAGCTCGATATCCTGCGGGTATATTTGACCTAAAAACGGCTGTTCGATGGATGCGAGCAAATGCGGATGAGTTTGGAATTGACACCACCAAAATTGCAGCTTATGGTGCTTCGGCGGGTGCTCACCTCGCTTCGTTTTTGGGTACGACCAATGGTTTAGCACAGTTTGAAGGGAACAAAGGTTACCGAGAATTTTCCAGTGACATTCAAGCCGTACTCAATATTGATGGGATTGTTTCTTTTATCCATCCCGATGCTGAACCCGAATGGACGGGGTATTCAGCGAATCAATGGCTCGACTCTTATGAGACAAATTTTGAGCGATGGAAAGAAGCCTCTCCTTTGGAGTATGCGGGAAGCGATACACCGCCTTTTCTTTTTGTCAATAGTTCCTTCCCTCGTTTTCATGCTGGACGTGATGACCTGATTGACGTTTTAGATAAAAATGGTATCTTCAATGAAGTACATACATTTGATGACACACCTCATGCGTTCTGGTTGTTGTATCCGTGGTTTGAACCGACCTTAGAATATTCGCTTGGTTTTTTGAAGAAGGTATTCAAATGA
- a CDS encoding TonB-dependent receptor, giving the protein MKLFYSMKNACKTRRLWLSVLALVFLTTSSYAQSTITGKVTESDGNSLVGVTIVLQGTTTGTITDLDGNYSLKVPDAGTKLVFSYTGYKSQVVDINGRSTIDLVMAIDVALLDQVVVVGYGTQKKSDLTGSVATVTAEQLNSQPITSIEQGLQGRVPGMLVTSNSSAPGGGISVKIRGATSILNGSEPLYVIDGFPVTGQSQFSTSAGRGTDSSTGTDYTVNQNPLASLNPSDIQSIEVLKDASAAAIYGVRGANGVVLITTKRGVKGTPKVSYSGYFGVQSVAERIEMLNAQEYQDIYNTSAAAGGDPVVFTSAPPNDTDWQDQIFRNATIQNHQLSVNGGSEAVQYNISASVFDQEGVIKGSDFERYSLRLNLDFNISEKFKFGNSLNISRSINNAAETEGETTNGVTSIAIRHSPILPVYLPDGSYSTHDDLPSTVPDAQGSLNPVAFINEFSDENVNTRILGNVFAEYLITEDLKFRVSLGADSENQDRHVYRTSKFNKTNSTNTANVSSVNRLSLLNENTLNYNKSFGNSKLSVLAGFTSQKETEEYRLVTASGFATDITGPYDLGGGSIVPSVDSRYAEFSILSFLGRINYNFDDRYLITLTGRRDGSSKFAEGGKWAFFPSIGGAWRISNEEFISESSIISNLKLRAGWGQVGNQELPTYRSLALLQSTPYNFGGGTTVNGFSPLRVPVPNLTWEISTQANIGLDLSLLESRLNFTADFYNKKTDDLLLEVQLPETSGIRDPSVQNLGSMKNTGWEFSVDGVLLNNGDFRWDLGFNISGNKNEITSLGDPSDVGSGDQSYELPLPTFAGATPVSYVTVGQPLGVFFGYKTDGLYRSQAEADAAQELRPGVLPGMVKFVDVDGDGAITVADRTVIGNPHPDFIYGFNTTLYVKKFELRVFFQGQKGGDVYNTMRAFNTSADRGQNLLRERLDSWTPENPNAVYPVLNSNPPTVGGTASIGGSDFYLEDASYLRMREVTLSYNLPNDFLGVLNGSIYITGQNLLTITDYKGYNPDTNGRANVRGSFGWDVSSYPLAKTTLLGVKLNF; this is encoded by the coding sequence ATGAAGCTTTTTTACTCAATGAAAAATGCCTGTAAAACGAGGCGTTTATGGCTCTCCGTCCTTGCTCTTGTCTTTCTCACGACATCCTCCTACGCCCAAAGTACCATTACGGGTAAAGTCACTGAAAGTGATGGCAACTCATTGGTCGGTGTAACGATTGTATTACAAGGTACCACCACGGGAACAATAACCGATTTGGACGGTAATTACTCACTCAAAGTACCCGATGCAGGTACTAAGCTCGTTTTTAGCTACACGGGCTACAAGAGTCAGGTAGTTGATATCAATGGAAGAAGTACCATAGATTTGGTCATGGCCATAGATGTCGCACTTTTAGATCAGGTAGTCGTTGTCGGGTATGGTACTCAAAAGAAGAGTGACCTTACAGGGTCTGTTGCGACCGTAACAGCTGAACAGCTAAATTCACAACCCATTACCTCGATTGAACAGGGCTTACAGGGAAGAGTTCCTGGTATGCTTGTTACAAGCAATTCATCTGCACCAGGAGGTGGAATTAGTGTAAAAATCAGAGGAGCAACTTCTATCTTAAATGGTAGTGAACCTTTGTATGTAATTGATGGATTTCCAGTAACAGGACAATCACAATTTTCTACTTCCGCAGGAAGGGGAACAGATAGTAGTACAGGAACTGATTACACTGTAAATCAAAATCCTCTTGCGTCATTGAATCCCTCAGATATTCAATCCATAGAGGTACTGAAAGATGCATCTGCCGCTGCAATTTATGGTGTAAGAGGTGCAAATGGTGTCGTTCTTATTACTACTAAAAGAGGTGTGAAAGGTACTCCAAAAGTGTCTTACAGTGGATATTTTGGTGTTCAGTCCGTTGCTGAAAGAATAGAAATGTTGAACGCTCAAGAATATCAGGATATCTATAATACAAGTGCTGCTGCAGGTGGCGATCCTGTTGTTTTCACAAGTGCTCCACCAAATGATACGGATTGGCAAGATCAAATCTTCAGAAATGCAACGATACAAAATCACCAATTAAGCGTAAACGGTGGTTCAGAGGCTGTTCAGTATAACATATCCGCAAGTGTTTTTGATCAGGAAGGCGTTATTAAAGGATCTGATTTTGAAAGGTATTCATTAAGATTGAACCTTGATTTTAATATTAGTGAAAAGTTTAAATTTGGAAACTCTTTGAATATTTCTCGCTCAATTAACAATGCAGCAGAAACAGAAGGTGAAACAACAAATGGTGTAACCTCCATTGCCATAAGACACTCTCCTATTTTGCCAGTTTATCTACCTGATGGAAGTTATTCCACACACGACGACCTCCCTTCTACCGTTCCTGATGCACAAGGTTCTCTAAACCCCGTTGCTTTTATAAATGAGTTTTCAGATGAAAATGTCAATACCAGAATTCTGGGAAATGTTTTTGCAGAATATCTTATCACAGAAGACCTAAAGTTCAGAGTAAGTTTGGGTGCTGACTCTGAAAACCAAGACAGACATGTGTATAGAACCTCTAAATTCAATAAAACAAACTCTACTAATACGGCTAATGTAAGCTCGGTAAATAGACTTTCATTGTTGAATGAAAATACACTTAACTACAACAAATCTTTTGGAAATAGTAAGCTTTCCGTATTGGCTGGATTTACCTCACAAAAGGAAACAGAAGAATATAGACTGGTAACAGCTAGTGGTTTTGCAACCGATATCACAGGGCCTTACGATTTAGGTGGCGGATCCATTGTACCAAGTGTTGATTCTAGATATGCTGAATTTAGCATACTTTCTTTTCTTGGTAGAATCAATTACAACTTTGATGATAGGTACTTAATCACACTCACTGGACGAAGAGATGGTTCTTCCAAATTTGCAGAGGGAGGTAAATGGGCTTTTTTCCCTTCAATTGGAGGTGCGTGGAGAATTTCCAATGAGGAATTCATATCTGAATCAAGTATTATCAGTAACTTAAAACTGAGAGCAGGTTGGGGTCAAGTGGGAAATCAAGAACTTCCTACCTACCGATCTCTGGCACTTCTGCAATCAACACCCTATAATTTTGGGGGCGGTACTACAGTAAACGGTTTTTCACCACTTCGTGTACCTGTTCCAAACTTGACTTGGGAAATATCCACTCAAGCTAACATTGGTCTCGATCTATCACTCCTTGAAAGTAGGCTTAATTTTACTGCTGATTTTTATAACAAAAAAACAGACGACCTATTACTTGAAGTTCAACTCCCTGAAACCTCAGGTATCCGTGACCCATCGGTACAGAACTTAGGTAGTATGAAAAATACTGGATGGGAATTTTCAGTGGATGGAGTACTCCTGAACAATGGCGATTTTAGATGGGATCTTGGATTCAATATCTCTGGCAACAAAAATGAAATAACTTCATTGGGAGACCCAAGTGATGTTGGCTCAGGTGACCAATCTTATGAACTACCTCTACCTACATTTGCAGGAGCTACGCCAGTTTCTTATGTTACCGTTGGCCAACCATTGGGAGTATTCTTTGGATACAAAACCGATGGATTGTATAGAAGTCAGGCAGAAGCAGATGCAGCTCAGGAATTAAGACCTGGAGTACTTCCAGGTATGGTCAAATTTGTAGATGTAGATGGTGATGGTGCAATTACTGTTGCAGATCGTACAGTCATTGGAAATCCTCATCCTGATTTTATCTACGGATTTAATACTACTTTATATGTAAAAAAATTCGAACTACGGGTTTTCTTCCAAGGACAAAAAGGTGGAGATGTGTACAATACGATGAGAGCCTTCAATACGAGTGCGGATAGAGGACAGAATTTACTAAGAGAACGCTTAGATTCATGGACTCCTGAGAATCCAAATGCTGTTTACCCTGTACTGAATTCAAATCCTCCAACAGTTGGTGGAACAGCTAGTATAGGCGGTTCTGATTTTTATCTCGAAGATGCAAGTTATCTCAGAATGAGAGAAGTAACCTTGAGTTATAATTTACCGAATGACTTTTTAGGTGTACTAAATGGATCTATCTATATCACTGGTCAGAATTTGTTAACAATAACAGATTATAAAGGTTACAACCCTGATACCAATGGGCGTGCCAATGTAAGAGGATCTTTTGGCTGGGATGTTAGTTCATACCCATTGGCCAAAACCACTTTATTGGGAGTGAAACTTAATTTCTAA
- a CDS encoding RagB/SusD family nutrient uptake outer membrane protein, which translates to MKNLKYIIVLFAAIIATSCSNFLDEIPKDSISPANFYETADDAIVAVNGAYAALNVNDYYSRYWMTSSALASDGTFIRLGSTSDRAPLIQLNDAGMLVSSRYNILPWSAVWQAINRANAVIVHVPEIDMDATLKSRIIGEAKFLRALTYFNMVRRWGGVPLILTETSTSDIKELQVTRNTAAEVYAQIIVDLTEAVASLPNINNYSSNDIGRASKEAAQGLLAKVQLYQKDWANAKTNAEAVINSPSGLELMPDPADNWWTGNGDRDNNSESVFEVQYNGVSPQGHQLGNNYEPNNSTYGPGQWGTIFGSLWWFNQFDDNDKRKPATWLTEYPAPSGDSLIQWHENTYPIPHINKYRDPFNKVADGMAYNIKVLRLADVLLIAAEACNESGATALAYQYVNRVRTRAGLPDLAGLSQGELREAIYLEFRKELCFEGQDYEELVRQGKLITNKTAYATYSIPPMYNDDGTIFTPGQALLNRIVQYQPRLVEYSYELDPHNTIFPIPQPAIDKNPKLQQNPGY; encoded by the coding sequence ATGAAAAATTTAAAATATATCATTGTTCTTTTTGCTGCAATTATAGCTACCTCTTGCAGCAATTTCCTTGACGAAATTCCCAAGGACTCTATTTCCCCTGCCAACTTTTACGAGACGGCAGATGATGCTATAGTTGCAGTGAATGGTGCTTATGCCGCATTGAATGTCAATGATTACTATTCAAGATATTGGATGACATCTAGTGCTCTTGCTTCAGATGGTACTTTTATACGATTAGGAAGTACATCAGACAGAGCTCCTTTGATCCAATTAAATGATGCAGGTATGCTTGTTAGCAGCCGTTACAATATCCTTCCATGGAGTGCAGTATGGCAAGCAATTAACCGTGCCAATGCTGTGATTGTCCATGTACCTGAAATTGATATGGATGCTACACTTAAAAGTCGAATAATAGGTGAGGCTAAATTTTTACGTGCATTGACTTACTTCAATATGGTCAGAAGATGGGGAGGAGTACCTCTTATATTGACTGAAACAAGCACATCAGATATTAAAGAACTTCAAGTTACAAGGAATACAGCAGCCGAAGTATATGCACAGATAATCGTCGATTTGACTGAGGCAGTGGCAAGTTTGCCAAATATAAATAATTATTCTAGCAATGATATTGGCCGGGCTTCTAAGGAAGCGGCACAAGGACTATTGGCGAAAGTTCAACTATATCAGAAAGACTGGGCAAATGCAAAAACAAATGCAGAAGCTGTAATTAACTCACCAAGTGGATTGGAATTGATGCCTGACCCAGCAGATAATTGGTGGACAGGGAATGGTGATCGAGACAATAACAGTGAGAGCGTTTTTGAAGTACAATACAATGGCGTTTCACCACAAGGGCATCAATTGGGTAACAATTACGAACCAAATAATAGTACCTATGGTCCAGGTCAATGGGGAACTATTTTTGGTAGCTTGTGGTGGTTCAATCAATTCGATGATAACGATAAAAGAAAACCAGCTACGTGGCTGACAGAATATCCTGCTCCAAGTGGCGATTCTCTCATTCAATGGCATGAAAATACCTACCCTATTCCACATATTAACAAGTATAGAGATCCTTTTAACAAAGTTGCAGATGGCATGGCTTATAACATAAAGGTATTAAGGTTAGCTGATGTTCTATTGATTGCAGCAGAAGCGTGTAATGAAAGTGGAGCAACAGCCCTTGCATATCAATATGTGAACAGAGTCCGTACAAGAGCTGGTTTACCTGATTTGGCAGGTTTATCACAAGGTGAACTCAGAGAAGCTATTTATCTGGAATTTAGAAAGGAGCTTTGTTTTGAAGGACAAGATTATGAAGAGTTGGTTCGTCAAGGCAAGCTAATTACAAATAAAACTGCCTATGCCACCTACAGCATACCACCTATGTACAATGATGACGGGACGATATTTACACCAGGCCAAGCACTATTGAATCGAATAGTTCAATACCAGCCTCGTCTGGTAGAATACAGTTATGAGTTAGATCCACACAATACTATATTCCCAATACCGCAGCCTGCTATTGATAAGAATCCAAAACTGCAACAGAATCCAGGCTACTAA